GCGCTCTAGTTCGTCTTCAATCCAGGCCCACTCCCGAGCTGGAATATAGCGACAGAGCACGTAAATGGGCTGTTGGCGGCTGATGACGCCGGTATAGACTAATTGGCGAGCTTCGTCTTGAACAAAGTCTAGGGAATAGGCAATGGCTTGAATCATGATTCACCCTCTGCTGTTGTAAATAGCGGTAACTAGGAGGCCA
This Candidatus Obscuribacterales bacterium DNA region includes the following protein-coding sequences:
- a CDS encoding DUF4327 family protein; this translates as MIQAIAYSLDFVQDEARQLVYTGVISRQQPIYVLCRYIPAREWAWIEDELERSGFLLRDRIGDLLGREEWDND